In Thalassotalea fonticola, a single genomic region encodes these proteins:
- a CDS encoding TetR/AcrR family transcriptional regulator — MLNCEQKHKNGLSARGQLILAAAQKLFLKHGFDETSLEMIISEAGGSRRSIYNEFNNKQGLLMAVMQQQVAIQIDTIAAIKYDLEPSAALKEVVVRFVQGMLSETLVSLFRLVTQVVPKIPEVGQLIYERGPLKGCTPLADYLAYLNKQGTLVIDDCSFAAQMLIEMSKGGLHLKAILMPSVKITDDEIVQHIDRTVDLFMKAYQP; from the coding sequence ATGCTAAATTGTGAACAAAAACATAAAAATGGATTAAGTGCGCGTGGGCAATTAATACTCGCTGCAGCGCAAAAATTATTTCTCAAACATGGTTTTGATGAAACGTCTCTTGAAATGATCATCAGTGAAGCTGGTGGTTCGCGGCGTTCTATTTACAATGAATTCAATAATAAGCAAGGCTTGTTGATGGCGGTTATGCAGCAGCAAGTTGCGATTCAGATAGATACTATTGCTGCTATCAAATATGATCTAGAGCCGAGTGCTGCACTAAAAGAAGTTGTAGTACGGTTTGTACAAGGGATGTTATCTGAAACTCTGGTCTCGTTGTTTAGATTAGTAACTCAAGTTGTGCCAAAAATCCCCGAAGTTGGCCAGCTTATTTATGAGCGAGGGCCTTTAAAAGGATGCACTCCACTAGCAGATTACTTAGCCTACCTAAATAAGCAAGGCACATTGGTAATTGACGACTGCAGTTTTGCCGCTCAAATGCTAATTGAAATGTCTAAAGGAGGTTTACACCTTAAGGCGATATTAATGCCCAGTGTAAAAATAACCGATGACGAAATTGTTCAGCATATTGATCGCACAGTAGACTTATTTATGAAAGCTTACCAACCATAA
- a CDS encoding efflux RND transporter periplasmic adaptor subunit, with translation MRILLTILLASVLLGCNEQAVVTEKAIRPIAWSKVSETNLKQLRTLSGVVAPVEATNLSFEVIGKVETVEVQLGEIVIAGQVLAQLNHRSFDLSLQSAQAQLDKANAAMAEAKNTFERYDKLVKQGLVSQSGFDNAKATYDSNKSAVGVAQAQVDIANKNLQDSTLLAPYDGVITKRLIEPSQQIGAGQAAFEVEGNHGFEIEVLVPETLIQELKQDTFLAIRFPVLTGVTMQGRINEIGTRAQSANAFPVTVILAETNNKLRAGMTAEVDFVFDGIGRTGYKGKTIAVPMTALRAGLDQKSYVFVYDIEASVVRLRQVQTENILNNLVYLSSGLSDGEIIATAGVAFLRDGQQVTLLDNSTQRFN, from the coding sequence ATGCGTATTTTATTAACTATCCTGTTAGCCTCAGTTTTACTGGGCTGTAATGAGCAAGCCGTTGTCACAGAAAAGGCTATTCGTCCGATTGCTTGGAGTAAAGTTTCAGAGACTAATTTAAAACAGTTACGCACTTTATCAGGAGTCGTTGCTCCCGTTGAAGCAACCAATTTAAGCTTTGAAGTAATTGGTAAAGTAGAAACAGTTGAGGTTCAACTTGGTGAAATAGTAATAGCTGGTCAGGTACTAGCGCAATTAAACCATCGCAGCTTTGATCTCAGCTTACAATCAGCACAAGCTCAGTTAGATAAAGCAAATGCGGCAATGGCTGAAGCTAAAAACACATTTGAACGTTATGACAAATTGGTGAAGCAAGGGTTAGTCTCGCAATCTGGGTTTGATAATGCCAAAGCCACTTATGATTCAAATAAAAGTGCCGTAGGTGTCGCCCAAGCACAGGTTGACATTGCCAATAAGAACTTGCAAGACAGTACCCTTCTCGCGCCTTATGATGGCGTTATTACCAAGCGTTTAATTGAGCCCTCTCAACAAATTGGCGCTGGCCAAGCCGCTTTCGAAGTTGAAGGTAATCATGGTTTTGAAATTGAAGTGCTCGTCCCCGAAACCCTAATTCAAGAGTTAAAACAAGACACATTCTTGGCTATTCGTTTTCCAGTGTTAACTGGTGTCACGATGCAGGGCCGTATCAACGAAATTGGTACTCGTGCACAATCAGCGAATGCCTTTCCTGTTACGGTAATTTTGGCCGAAACCAATAATAAGTTACGTGCAGGAATGACCGCTGAGGTCGATTTTGTTTTTGATGGTATCGGGCGTACTGGCTACAAAGGCAAAACGATTGCTGTTCCCATGACCGCATTACGTGCTGGCTTAGATCAAAAATCTTATGTCTTTGTCTATGATATTGAGGCCAGTGTTGTTCGTTTACGTCAAGTGCAGACGGAAAATATTCTTAATAACTTAGTCTATTTATCAAGTGGCTTATCTGATGGAGAAATAATAGCTACCGCCGGCGTTGCTTTTTTGCGTGATGGTCAGCAGGTAACTCTATTAGACAACTCTACACAGCGGTTTAATTAA
- a CDS encoding MFS transporter: MPRFIIIAAIATSYFVFAILLNSVGTVILQSINSLGITKPEASTLEGFKDLSIAFVSFFIASQIPRIGYKMALMIGLLIVTIACLVTPIVGNFLIIKLLFACIGVSFALVKVSVYSIIGQLTNSTKAHSSLLNTIEGIFMLGSLSGYWLFSLYVDPLSAESTDWLNVYYPLAGITLLTLLLVGFSPISKPNTDKIKSSTTEGFVDMIRMSYQPLVLVFVISVFLYVLIEQGIGTWLPTFNSEILRLPTDVSVQMTSIFAAALAIGRLLAGQILRYINWYPFLNGCLVMMVMIILLILPLTSDLPNQPVTNVFNAPIAAYLLPLIGLIMAPVYPVLNSVMLSSLERSKHAAMTGLIVIFSALGGTTGSIITGFIFAEFGGQRAFYMSIVPMALILISLYFFKTSTQKHSVAKP, encoded by the coding sequence ATGCCTCGATTTATTATCATTGCTGCAATTGCCACGAGTTACTTTGTCTTTGCTATATTACTCAATAGCGTAGGTACCGTTATTTTACAATCTATCAATAGTTTGGGGATAACTAAGCCGGAAGCGAGTACTTTAGAAGGCTTCAAAGACTTATCGATCGCATTTGTTTCATTTTTCATTGCATCACAAATCCCTCGAATCGGTTATAAAATGGCTTTAATGATAGGTTTGTTGATCGTAACCATTGCTTGTTTGGTTACCCCCATTGTCGGTAACTTTCTGATCATTAAGCTATTATTTGCCTGCATAGGTGTTTCATTTGCCTTAGTTAAAGTTTCCGTATATTCGATAATTGGCCAATTAACCAATTCAACCAAAGCACATTCATCATTGCTCAATACCATAGAGGGCATATTTATGCTTGGCAGTTTATCTGGTTATTGGTTATTCAGTTTATATGTCGACCCTTTATCGGCTGAGTCTACCGACTGGCTTAACGTATATTACCCACTTGCCGGAATAACGTTACTAACCTTATTATTGGTTGGCTTTTCTCCTATCAGTAAACCCAACACTGATAAAATTAAGTCATCTACTACTGAAGGTTTCGTTGACATGATAAGAATGAGCTATCAGCCTCTGGTACTGGTTTTTGTGATCTCAGTATTTCTTTATGTGTTAATCGAACAAGGCATCGGCACCTGGTTACCCACATTTAACAGTGAAATTTTACGACTACCAACTGACGTCAGTGTGCAAATGACCAGTATATTTGCCGCAGCTCTTGCTATTGGACGATTATTAGCGGGTCAAATATTGCGTTATATTAATTGGTATCCATTCTTAAATGGTTGTTTAGTCATGATGGTGATGATTATTCTGCTGATATTACCTTTAACCAGTGATCTGCCAAACCAGCCAGTGACCAACGTATTTAATGCACCTATTGCTGCTTACCTATTACCATTAATAGGCTTGATTATGGCACCTGTTTATCCTGTTTTAAATTCGGTGATGTTAAGTAGCTTAGAACGCTCAAAACATGCCGCGATGACAGGCTTAATCGTGATTTTTTCAGCTCTTGGTGGCACAACGGGCTCTATCATTACCGGTTTTATCTTTGCCGAATTTGGCGGGCAAAGAGCATTTTATATGTCTATCGTACCAATGGCGCTGATTTTAATTAGCTTATATTTCTTTAAAACCTCAACCCAAAAGCATTCTGTAGCTAAGCCGTAA
- a CDS encoding LacI family DNA-binding transcriptional regulator, giving the protein MANENKITLAGLAKLASVSTSTVSRALNDNPLIKKETRERLQALAKEHNFSLNRAASRLRTQKTNVVAVILNLTDSTDQSISDPFLLKVVGDLNQELNQMGYELLLSNSLMATEDWANYFISSSRADGIIVIGQGKSTDNIEKVANSGAPLVVWGDPIGLSNYSVVGSNNELGGYLATKHLIEGACKNILFLGDPEHAEMSERHKGYIRALTEFNLDVRRNLTLSCDITSKAAYDKIAAAILEKGLFFDGVVATSDMVALGALKALKERYIGIPSDVGIVGFDDIAMAELLHPSLTTIKQDTKSAAKIMVQQLVKQLNGQAAQSTVIDIELIERNSSRTH; this is encoded by the coding sequence TTGGCCAATGAAAATAAAATAACGTTAGCGGGACTAGCAAAACTAGCATCGGTTTCGACGTCTACTGTATCAAGGGCACTTAATGATAACCCTTTGATAAAAAAAGAAACTAGAGAACGATTACAGGCATTAGCGAAAGAGCATAATTTTAGTTTGAATCGCGCAGCCAGTCGCCTGCGAACCCAAAAAACCAATGTTGTCGCGGTTATTTTAAACCTGACAGACAGTACCGATCAGAGTATTAGCGATCCATTTCTACTGAAGGTTGTTGGCGATTTAAACCAAGAGCTTAACCAAATGGGTTATGAACTTTTACTTTCCAATTCATTAATGGCTACCGAAGATTGGGCTAATTATTTTATCAGCAGTAGCAGAGCTGACGGGATCATCGTCATTGGTCAGGGTAAAAGCACTGATAACATTGAAAAAGTAGCAAACTCTGGCGCACCTCTAGTGGTCTGGGGAGATCCTATAGGTTTATCGAACTATTCTGTTGTCGGGAGTAATAACGAATTAGGTGGCTATCTCGCGACTAAGCACTTGATTGAAGGCGCTTGTAAAAACATTCTATTTTTAGGTGATCCTGAACATGCCGAAATGAGCGAACGACATAAAGGTTATATTCGGGCATTAACAGAATTCAACCTTGATGTTCGCCGCAATTTGACTCTATCTTGTGATATTACCAGCAAAGCTGCCTACGATAAAATAGCAGCCGCCATTCTGGAAAAAGGATTATTTTTTGATGGTGTTGTTGCGACCAGTGATATGGTTGCATTAGGAGCCTTAAAGGCACTAAAAGAGCGCTACATAGGCATTCCAAGCGATGTTGGCATTGTAGGTTTTGACGATATTGCTATGGCAGAACTGTTGCATCCTTCTTTAACAACCATCAAGCAAGATACTAAATCGGCGGCAAAAATAATGGTGCAGCAACTTGTTAAACAACTTAATGGGCAAGCGGCACAATCAACTGTCATTGATATTGAATTGATTGAGCGTAACTCCTCTCGTACTCACTAA
- the treF gene encoding alpha,alpha-trehalase TreF has protein sequence MVKTNSSAQTSQLGLDFFNSELFKTVQISQIFADSKTFADAIPKGPIDEILQQYEVNKQTNHEFNLEDFISEFFFLPEQTEISSNQRGVNVKQHIKILWQLLQKPADEVDESSLLPLKYPYVVPGGRFREIYYWDSYFTALGLIESGHVALVESMLENFIDLQTRFGCIPNGNRSYYLSRSQPPILALLVELLLPIKADKNSFLSAHINAIEAEYNFWMHGSELLSDNHTEQSRVVKMPDGSLLNRYWDDSATPRPESYREDMELSEGLTGKEKIRFYRNVRAACESGWDFSSRWLDESNSLTSIRTSRILPVDLNCLLYKQEMLLSTYYTMLGKGGKSLVYSDLAKQRKAAILSHMWSEHEGFFLDYDLDRQTHSPVKSLAGILPLFVGLAEQAQADKVAKVINQQFLKKGGLVTTAIESEQQWDAPNGWAPLHWFAVQGLIKYQNRPLAEDIMQRWLSTVETYFSQTGKMMEKYNVCQLSNTASGGEYTVQEGFGWTNGVSQAFYNELKK, from the coding sequence ATGGTAAAAACCAATTCATCTGCTCAAACATCTCAACTTGGTTTGGACTTTTTCAATAGTGAATTATTCAAAACCGTGCAAATCTCTCAGATTTTTGCAGACAGTAAAACCTTTGCTGATGCGATTCCGAAAGGACCGATAGATGAGATATTGCAACAATATGAAGTTAATAAACAAACTAATCATGAATTTAACCTGGAAGATTTCATCAGTGAGTTTTTCTTCCTACCGGAACAAACCGAGATATCGTCTAATCAGCGCGGTGTAAACGTTAAACAACATATTAAAATCCTATGGCAGCTATTACAGAAACCGGCAGATGAAGTAGATGAAAGCTCTTTATTACCACTTAAATACCCTTATGTAGTACCAGGCGGTCGCTTTCGAGAAATTTATTACTGGGACAGTTATTTTACCGCATTAGGCCTGATTGAATCTGGTCATGTTGCCCTGGTTGAATCGATGCTTGAGAACTTTATTGATTTGCAAACACGATTTGGATGCATTCCTAACGGTAATAGAAGTTATTACCTTTCTCGTTCACAACCACCAATTTTGGCGCTACTGGTTGAATTACTGTTGCCTATAAAAGCTGACAAGAACTCATTTTTATCTGCTCATATTAACGCAATTGAAGCTGAATATAATTTTTGGATGCATGGTAGTGAGCTATTATCTGATAACCACACTGAACAATCGCGAGTGGTTAAAATGCCTGACGGTAGTCTGTTAAACCGATACTGGGATGACAGTGCTACGCCTAGACCCGAATCGTATCGGGAAGACATGGAATTATCAGAAGGACTAACCGGCAAGGAAAAAATACGCTTTTATCGTAATGTTCGTGCCGCTTGTGAATCTGGTTGGGATTTTAGTTCGCGCTGGCTTGATGAATCTAATTCATTGACGTCAATTCGCACTAGCCGAATATTACCCGTAGATTTGAACTGCTTATTGTACAAACAAGAAATGTTGCTCTCAACCTACTACACAATGCTAGGTAAGGGTGGAAAAAGTTTAGTTTATTCTGACCTGGCTAAACAAAGAAAAGCGGCTATTTTAAGCCACATGTGGTCAGAGCATGAGGGATTTTTCTTAGATTATGATCTGGATAGACAAACTCATAGTCCAGTTAAATCATTGGCTGGCATACTGCCTTTATTCGTTGGTTTAGCTGAGCAAGCGCAAGCCGATAAGGTCGCAAAAGTGATTAACCAGCAATTTTTAAAAAAAGGCGGCTTAGTCACTACCGCTATTGAAAGCGAACAACAATGGGATGCTCCTAACGGTTGGGCACCTTTGCATTGGTTTGCGGTACAAGGACTCATAAAATATCAAAACAGGCCTCTGGCTGAAGACATTATGCAGCGGTGGTTATCTACGGTAGAAACATACTTTTCTCAGACGGGAAAAATGATGGAAAAGTACAACGTCTGTCAACTGTCGAATACCGCCAGCGGTGGAGAGTATACTGTACAAGAAGGTTTTGGTTGGACAAATGGGGTAAGCCAAGCTTTTTATAATGAATTAAAGAAATAA
- a CDS encoding alpha/beta hydrolase → MMRLLLILTLHFIGVAQAKEAIVAGYVDSHHSDILKQDRRFMIGLPENYHDNALSYPTLYVIDGDFQFQHVSAVVKNLSRMGKIPPMIVIGIATQGNADYIYQTTWRIKGEQDYGGASTFYQYITDELIPYIDDNYRSNSNRIMSGYSLGGLFTTYTMVQNNTPFNAFLAMSPSYWFDDYSAEKSIANYIGEYYRQYKNPPSPLFLSVANEQGMGVDKVYKSLNEQNINDWKLIYKQYPDENHFSTALPALHDALGYLFAGYYEDGYELQAHKDVFAVLATFENKKKNYNGFRIEWLQAYKFSKYVFGSKQTDKIEEILTIINQQFPNSIVNVTNYLAKGFNAKKQFQKAQDILDRVKAEGAKIALWHHQYSLALAGLGQIELADKAQTKAMTLAQQQKLPMWQIWEMK, encoded by the coding sequence ATGATGCGCTTGCTGCTCATTTTAACATTGCACTTTATCGGCGTAGCTCAAGCAAAAGAGGCTATTGTTGCTGGCTATGTTGATAGTCATCATTCAGATATATTGAAACAGGATCGCCGCTTCATGATCGGTTTACCTGAAAATTATCATGATAATGCCCTTTCTTACCCTACCCTATATGTCATTGATGGTGACTTTCAATTTCAACATGTTTCAGCGGTTGTCAAAAACTTATCACGTATGGGGAAAATTCCGCCAATGATTGTCATTGGTATAGCGACTCAGGGCAATGCGGATTATATTTACCAAACCACTTGGCGGATCAAAGGTGAACAAGATTACGGCGGCGCGTCAACTTTCTATCAATACATCACGGATGAATTAATACCCTATATTGATGATAACTACCGCTCTAACAGCAATAGAATAATGTCTGGCTATTCATTAGGGGGGTTATTTACCACCTATACAATGGTACAAAATAATACGCCTTTTAATGCCTTTTTAGCAATGAGCCCTAGCTACTGGTTTGATGATTACTCCGCAGAAAAATCTATTGCAAACTATATTGGTGAATATTATAGACAGTATAAAAATCCCCCTTCACCGCTATTTTTGTCGGTTGCTAATGAGCAAGGAATGGGTGTAGATAAAGTCTATAAAAGCCTTAATGAACAAAACATAAATGATTGGAAATTAATCTATAAACAATATCCTGACGAAAACCACTTTAGTACTGCGTTGCCAGCACTACACGATGCATTGGGATATTTATTTGCAGGCTATTACGAAGACGGTTATGAACTGCAGGCCCATAAAGATGTGTTTGCTGTGCTAGCAACATTTGAAAATAAAAAGAAAAATTATAATGGTTTTAGAATCGAGTGGTTACAAGCCTACAAGTTTTCCAAGTATGTATTCGGTTCAAAGCAAACGGATAAAATTGAAGAAATTTTGACGATCATTAATCAACAATTTCCAAACTCAATAGTCAATGTAACTAATTACTTGGCGAAAGGTTTTAATGCTAAAAAACAATTTCAAAAAGCACAAGACATTTTAGATCGTGTAAAAGCTGAGGGTGCAAAAATAGCTTTATGGCATCATCAATACAGTTTAGCTTTAGCAGGGCTTGGCCAAATAGAGCTTGCTGATAAAGCTCAAACAAAAGCAATGACCTTAGCTCAGCAACAAAAGCTACCTATGTGGCAAATATGGGAAATGAAGTAA
- a CDS encoding efflux RND transporter permease subunit has translation MNFTEIAFNYRKTVLLVVGLLLINGVFAYFTLPAQEDPTITIREAIVSTAFPGMAPDRVEQLITKKLEEEIRKIAEVKEIRSTSSTGLSTIHVKVYDKYFNLDEIWQDLRNKTAAAHANMPQGASLPFVNDQFGDVSVITLALTADGFDMGKMYDIAQHIRDTLYAVTGTKKIDIMGRRAERIFIEISNTKLSQLGIAPTTIINELRNQNIIQSGGQIDTGARSFIIEPSGNFIKFEDIANTQISIPNSENYITLKDIATLRRDFIDPPDKLAYFNGQPAIFFATSMLADNNILEYAPRFMKHVEQITATLPIGYQLDVATFQAEQVEKTINGVSSNVIQTLAIVLVVVIVFLGLRTGLIVGAIVPFVMLATLSIMQFTEMKLERMSLATLIISLGLLVDNGIVIAEDFKRRLELGIKRYDAMLQGSKELAIPLLSSSATTILFFLPLMLAEHVAGEFTRSVSLVILITLLTSWVLALCVTPLLCYFFIKHESNQTQQLTSTGASPSKLMDNIYQGYERFLHWVLTHKALFMTVMLALFIASIFSMQFVAKQFFPDSDRTQIVVNIDLPNGTSSKETDRQMRDIFTWLNTAPDLEFIESYSGYVGFSGPRFVLSLNPEDPAANKGFIVLNVAEHTDVTAKVAELDTRLEHTFVNVSARVKKMFLGPSDSSTIKIQVKGPDKNVIYRKAQQIMDVLHQQPDTVDVRNDWENLITKIDVQIDQHRAKRAGLSSNDIAQALEAYFSGAQITEFREDDEIIPVVFRAQEAERYNLDRLRTLNIYSEKTGKAIPLFQVATLAPINQFSVIQHEDMFTTISVEARNTRVAAEDLKLLIDDKINALRADLPVNHSIEYGGVIIDSQDAQKALSASMPMVLGFILILLVAQFNSFRKAAVITLTIPLSFIGAVIGLQIMQAPFGFMVTLGLYSLAGIIINNAIVLIDRIKIEISEGKSDYQAVIDACLTRLRPITMTTITTVMGLLPLIIGNDAMFYGMANVIAFGLGIGTILTLGVVPVLYCSFYKVKAS, from the coding sequence ATGAACTTTACTGAAATCGCTTTTAATTATCGTAAAACGGTTCTACTCGTCGTAGGTTTATTATTGATTAACGGCGTATTTGCTTACTTTACCCTGCCAGCGCAAGAAGACCCTACTATCACCATACGAGAAGCTATCGTAAGTACTGCATTCCCAGGTATGGCACCTGATCGGGTAGAACAGCTCATTACCAAAAAGCTTGAAGAAGAAATTCGTAAAATTGCAGAGGTAAAAGAAATTAGATCAACCTCTTCTACAGGACTGTCTACCATACACGTAAAAGTTTACGACAAGTATTTTAATCTTGATGAAATATGGCAAGACTTGCGTAATAAAACCGCAGCTGCCCATGCAAATATGCCACAAGGGGCTTCTCTGCCATTTGTTAATGATCAATTTGGTGATGTTTCGGTCATTACTCTGGCCCTTACGGCTGATGGTTTTGATATGGGGAAAATGTATGATATCGCTCAACATATAAGAGATACATTATATGCTGTAACAGGCACCAAGAAAATCGATATTATGGGCCGCAGAGCCGAACGAATCTTTATTGAAATTTCCAATACAAAGCTTTCTCAGCTAGGTATTGCGCCAACAACAATAATTAACGAACTGCGCAACCAAAATATAATTCAATCTGGTGGGCAAATAGACACTGGAGCAAGAAGCTTTATTATCGAACCATCGGGCAACTTTATTAAGTTTGAAGATATCGCCAACACCCAAATTAGCATTCCAAACAGTGAAAACTATATAACTTTAAAAGACATCGCGACACTGCGTAGAGACTTTATTGATCCGCCCGATAAGTTGGCCTATTTCAACGGTCAACCGGCAATATTCTTCGCTACATCAATGCTAGCCGATAACAATATTTTAGAATATGCACCCCGCTTTATGAAACATGTTGAGCAAATTACGGCGACATTACCGATTGGCTACCAACTTGATGTTGCCACGTTTCAAGCTGAGCAAGTTGAAAAAACCATTAACGGTGTTTCTAGCAATGTAATACAAACTCTGGCTATTGTTCTGGTGGTGGTTATTGTATTTTTAGGCCTCAGAACTGGTCTGATCGTCGGTGCAATTGTGCCTTTTGTTATGTTAGCTACGCTGTCAATTATGCAATTTACTGAGATGAAATTAGAGCGCATGAGTTTAGCGACTTTGATCATATCACTAGGCTTGTTAGTTGATAATGGTATTGTCATCGCAGAAGACTTTAAGCGTCGATTAGAATTAGGCATCAAGCGATACGATGCAATGTTACAAGGTAGCAAAGAATTAGCCATACCTTTACTGAGCTCATCTGCGACCACTATTTTATTCTTTTTACCGCTAATGTTGGCCGAACATGTAGCCGGTGAATTTACTCGTTCAGTTTCATTAGTAATATTAATTACCTTGTTAACCAGTTGGGTATTAGCTTTATGTGTTACCCCACTACTTTGTTATTTCTTCATTAAACATGAAAGTAATCAAACTCAACAGTTAACCAGTACTGGGGCGTCTCCAAGTAAGTTAATGGATAATATATATCAAGGTTATGAACGGTTTTTGCATTGGGTTTTAACTCATAAAGCACTGTTTATGACTGTAATGTTGGCCTTATTTATTGCTTCGATATTTAGCATGCAGTTTGTCGCCAAACAGTTCTTTCCAGATTCCGACCGTACCCAAATTGTAGTGAACATCGATTTACCTAATGGTACCTCCTCAAAAGAAACTGATCGGCAAATGCGAGATATATTCACTTGGCTAAATACAGCCCCTGATCTTGAATTTATCGAAAGCTATTCAGGTTATGTTGGCTTTAGTGGTCCAAGATTTGTGTTATCACTTAATCCGGAAGATCCAGCAGCAAATAAAGGCTTCATTGTGTTAAATGTTGCAGAGCATACTGATGTAACGGCAAAAGTGGCTGAATTGGATACTCGCCTAGAACATACTTTTGTGAATGTATCGGCGCGGGTAAAGAAAATGTTTTTAGGGCCGTCTGACTCCAGTACGATTAAGATCCAAGTAAAAGGGCCTGACAAAAACGTTATTTACAGAAAAGCCCAACAAATCATGGACGTGTTACATCAACAACCTGACACTGTTGACGTAAGAAATGATTGGGAAAACTTAATCACTAAAATTGATGTGCAAATTGATCAACATCGCGCAAAGCGTGCGGGCTTAAGCTCTAATGACATTGCGCAAGCACTTGAAGCCTATTTTTCCGGCGCACAAATTACCGAATTCAGAGAGGATGATGAGATTATCCCTGTAGTATTTCGCGCACAAGAAGCCGAGCGATACAATCTTGATCGGCTAAGAACGCTTAATATTTATTCTGAAAAAACAGGCAAAGCAATTCCTTTATTTCAAGTGGCTACGTTAGCACCAATCAATCAATTTTCAGTGATTCAACATGAGGATATGTTCACCACCATTAGTGTTGAAGCGCGTAATACTAGGGTTGCCGCAGAGGATCTGAAATTACTGATTGATGATAAAATAAACGCCTTAAGAGCTGACCTTCCTGTCAATCATAGCATTGAATATGGCGGGGTAATTATTGACTCACAAGATGCTCAAAAAGCGTTAAGCGCAAGCATGCCAATGGTGTTGGGGTTTATCCTTATCTTACTCGTTGCCCAGTTTAATTCATTTAGAAAAGCAGCGGTGATCACCTTAACCATTCCACTGTCTTTTATCGGTGCCGTTATCGGCTTGCAAATAATGCAAGCGCCATTTGGGTTTATGGTAACCCTTGGTTTATATAGCTTAGCCGGTATTATTATCAATAATGCCATAGTCTTAATTGACCGGATAAAGATAGAGATATCAGAAGGTAAAAGTGATTATCAAGCTGTTATTGATGCTTGTTTAACTCGTTTGCGTCCTATTACGATGACAACTATCACCACTGTGATGGGACTACTGCCATTAATTATTGGTAACGATGCGATGTTTTACGGCATGGCTAACGTCATCGCATTTGGCTTGGGTATCGGCACTATTTTAACCCTTGGCGTTGTACCCGTACTTTATTGCAGTTTTTATAAAGTTAAAGCGAGTTGA